One window of Drosophila ananassae strain 14024-0371.13 chromosome Y unlocalized genomic scaffold, ASM1763931v2 tig00000194, whole genome shotgun sequence genomic DNA carries:
- the LOC123258262 gene encoding uncharacterized protein LOC123258262, whose product MRTYNTETSLLGQLNDRVSSWPRLLRILAYVLKFIRRNRRKSNSATLTFEEIHDARILYLRHAQEEFQADYKRLLNQQDLGHKSKLRTLSPQIDKHGLLRVGGRLANSELPADVQHPIILPKSHRITKLILEHEHRIHLHPGVSALFVIARQRYWVFGARNLIRKITHECLKCFRQRQHTSHQFMSDLPSVRVRQAFPFANTGCDYAGPIILKVHKGRNPRKEKGYICLFVCLATSALHLELATDLTTDTFLAALRRFISRRGKCSQMYSDNGRNFVGAKRALNEMQTLLKSDEHNNAVLKALADEGINWNFIQSAVRSVKLHLHRVIGKNVLTFEKMHTLLAQIEAVVNSRPLFSTSDTEVNYLSPAHFLIGRPYTTVPEGDLSNVPINRLDYWQQTQAMLQGFWKQWHMEYLTSLQHRPKWMNKSVNIAKDDIVLLKDSHTPPAAWPLGRVIETYPGKDGMVRAVRLRTPTGETTRPIVKIAQLPNSETVFQGGPGC is encoded by the coding sequence ATGAGAACATACAACACTGAAACCTCATTATTGGGCCAACTGAACGACCGTGTCTCCTCGTGGCCAAGGCTACTTCGTATTCTCGCCTACGTTCTCAAGTTCATCCGACGCAATCGCAGAAAATCCAACTCCGCTACGCTGACATTTGAGGAGATCCATGACGCACGGATCCTGTACCTGCGCCATGCCCAAGAGGAATTCCAAGCTGACTACAAGCGACTCCTCAACCAGCAAGATTTGGGACACAAATCAAAATTGCGCACCCTCTCACCGCAAATCGACAAACATGGACTACTGCGAGTGGGTGGTCGCTTAGCTAACTCAGAACTGCCAGCGGATGTGCAGCATCCAATAATTCTGCCCAAATCTCATCGCATAACGAAGCTCATTCTGGAACATGAGCACCGGATTCACTTACATCCTGGTGTATCGGCTTTATTTGTGATCGCACGCCAACGCTACTGGGTATTTGGCGCCCGCAACCTCATTCGAAAGATCACGCATGAATGTCTAAAATGTTTTAGACAACGCCAACACACATCTCACCAATTCATGTCAGATCTGCCGTCTGTCCGGGTTCGACAGGCATTTCCGTTTGCAAACACTGGCTGCGACTACGCCGGGCCAATCATCCTCAAGGTCCACAAGGGACGAAATCCGCGCAAGGAAAAGGGTTACATCTGTCTATTCGTATGCCTAGCCACTTCTGCCTTGCATTTGGAATTGGCTACAGATCTTACAACCGATACATTCTTGGCGGCACTCAGACGATTCATCTCTCGCCGCGGAAAATGCTCGCAAATGTATAGCGACAACGGGAGAAACTTCGTCGGGGCAAAAAGGGCATTAAACGAAATGCAAACTCTTCTGAAGTCAGACGAACACAACAACGCCGTACTGAAGGCCCTGGCAGACGAAGGAATCAACTGGAATTTCATTCAATCAGCTGTGCGCTCTGTCAAATTGCATCTTCATAGAGTCATTGGCAAGAATGTCCTCACCTTTGAGAAAATGCACACACTTCTCGCCCAAATAGAAGCTGTGGTCAACTCACGTCCACTATTCTCAACTTCGGACACTGAGGTCAACTATCTGTCGCCAGCGCACTTCCTCATTGGTCGTCCTTACACGACAGTACCAGAAGGCGATCTATCAAATGTACCAATCAACCGTTTGGATTATTGGCAACAGACTCAAGCTATGCTGCAAGGCTTCTGGAAACAATGGCACATGGAATATCTCACATCACTTCAGCATCGGCCAAAGTGGATGAACAAATCGGTCAACATTGCCAAAGATGACATCGTGCTCCTTAAGGATTCTCACACCCCGCCAGCAGCATGGCCTCTTGGAAGAGTCATCGAAACATATCCAGGGAAGGATGGAATGGTCCGCGCTGTACGACTTAGAACTCCAACTGGAGAAACCACCCGTCCAATTGTCAAGATCGCCCAATTACCAAATTCTGAAACAGTGTTTCAGGGGGGGCCGGGATGTTGA